The proteins below come from a single Halostagnicola larsenii XH-48 genomic window:
- the gnd gene encoding phosphogluconate dehydrogenase (NAD(+)-dependent, decarboxylating), which produces MATDRTHQRRGRITTTTSPARPATGMQLGVIGLGRMGQIVVDRVLAAGHDVVAFDLDEAAVAAAAEVGADPADSIADFLEQLEGAKRIWLMVPAGAAVDATLEELEPHLEDDDIVVDGGNSKFQDSVRRAESCPAAYLDCGTSGGPAGADLGFSLMVGGPEAAYAELEPIFDAVATGPDGHGHMGPAGSGHYVKMVHNGVEYALMQAYGEGFELLYEGRYDLDLEDVSRVWNNGAVIRSWLLELCEEAFREEGTDLVDVADRVEGGSTGTWTVQEGLEQEVPVPLIYTALSERFGSRADDGRFSRRLANRLRYGFGRHEVPRRE; this is translated from the coding sequence TTGGCGACCGATCGCACCCATCAGCGTCGCGGACGAATCACAACCACTACCTCCCCTGCCCGTCCAGCCACCGGTATGCAACTGGGCGTAATCGGACTCGGACGGATGGGACAGATCGTCGTCGATCGGGTTCTCGCGGCCGGACACGATGTCGTCGCGTTCGACCTCGACGAAGCGGCAGTGGCGGCGGCCGCCGAAGTGGGTGCCGACCCCGCGGACTCGATCGCTGACTTCCTCGAGCAACTCGAGGGAGCAAAACGAATCTGGCTGATGGTTCCCGCCGGCGCGGCCGTCGACGCGACGCTCGAGGAACTCGAACCACACCTCGAGGATGACGATATCGTCGTCGACGGCGGCAACTCGAAGTTTCAGGATTCGGTTCGCCGCGCCGAGTCCTGTCCCGCCGCGTATCTCGATTGTGGTACCTCCGGCGGCCCCGCAGGCGCGGACCTCGGATTCTCGCTGATGGTCGGCGGACCGGAAGCGGCCTACGCGGAACTCGAGCCGATCTTCGACGCGGTCGCGACCGGCCCCGACGGACACGGCCACATGGGCCCCGCGGGATCGGGTCACTACGTGAAGATGGTCCACAACGGCGTCGAGTACGCGCTGATGCAGGCCTACGGCGAAGGGTTCGAACTCCTCTACGAGGGTCGCTACGACCTCGACCTCGAGGACGTCTCTCGAGTGTGGAACAACGGCGCGGTAATCCGCTCGTGGCTGCTCGAACTCTGCGAGGAGGCGTTCCGCGAGGAAGGGACGGATCTGGTCGACGTTGCAGACCGCGTCGAAGGCGGTTCGACCGGCACGTGGACGGTTCAGGAGGGGCTCGAGCAGGAGGTTCCCGTGCCGCTGATCTACACGGCGCTGTCCGAACGATTCGGATCGCGGGCGGACGACGGTCGGTTCTCGCGACGCCTTGCAAACCGGCTCCGCTATGGCTTCGGTCGCCACGAGGTTCCGCGCCGGGAGTAA
- a CDS encoding AI-2E family transporter, whose product MEFDRIFARRVAVGLLVLTLFAVVAYVAVRFIAVIVFAIFLYYAVRPIFRSLERFGLPRRPRAGLALVLFGVPFVLLVGYTVAIIALEAQTILETYDVQGEAFAQTLQQVGIGDVEELQAILSGAISQASLSVVGVSFLGAISVLSSAFVQLLILVVLTYYMLVDGPKFVSWLLERFDESGVMGEYVRAVDPELSMTLFGNIVNVFVTAIVGIATFYVYNFFAPAAVAVPFPELMGALAGVGSLIPVVGIKLVYVPITALLAMNAWVSGDFSLFVPVGVLLVVSAVIVDFIPDFFIRAHISGDQTHTGMLLVSYVVGPVVFGFYGLFLLPIVLILVINATHVLVPYVLSGDDLVTRQSRLREYADRSSLSERSTTGERESER is encoded by the coding sequence ATGGAGTTCGACCGAATCTTCGCCCGCCGGGTCGCAGTCGGATTGCTCGTTCTCACGCTCTTTGCGGTTGTGGCCTACGTCGCCGTCCGATTCATCGCGGTGATCGTTTTCGCGATTTTTCTGTACTACGCCGTTCGCCCGATTTTCCGGTCGCTCGAGCGCTTCGGCCTTCCGCGTCGTCCCAGAGCGGGGCTCGCGCTGGTGCTCTTCGGCGTGCCGTTCGTCCTTCTGGTCGGGTATACGGTTGCGATCATCGCCCTCGAAGCCCAGACGATTCTCGAAACCTACGACGTGCAGGGGGAGGCGTTCGCCCAGACGCTCCAGCAGGTCGGTATCGGCGATGTCGAGGAACTACAGGCGATTCTCTCCGGAGCAATCTCACAGGCGTCCCTCAGCGTGGTTGGAGTGAGCTTCCTCGGCGCGATTAGTGTCCTGAGCAGCGCCTTCGTCCAGTTACTAATCCTCGTCGTACTCACATACTACATGCTCGTCGACGGGCCCAAATTCGTTTCGTGGCTTCTCGAGCGCTTCGACGAGTCCGGTGTGATGGGCGAGTACGTTCGTGCGGTCGATCCGGAGCTCTCGATGACGCTCTTTGGCAACATCGTCAACGTGTTCGTCACCGCTATCGTCGGCATCGCGACGTTTTACGTGTACAACTTCTTCGCGCCGGCAGCCGTTGCGGTGCCGTTTCCGGAACTGATGGGGGCGCTGGCCGGCGTCGGCAGTCTCATTCCGGTCGTCGGCATTAAGCTCGTCTACGTTCCGATTACCGCCTTACTGGCGATGAACGCGTGGGTTTCCGGAGATTTTTCGCTGTTCGTTCCGGTCGGCGTGTTGCTCGTCGTCAGCGCCGTCATCGTCGATTTCATCCCCGACTTCTTCATCAGAGCCCACATCAGCGGTGACCAGACCCACACCGGGATGTTGCTGGTGTCGTACGTCGTCGGTCCGGTCGTCTTCGGATTTTACGGGCTGTTCTTGCTCCCGATCGTTCTCATCCTCGTTATCAATGCAACGCACGTCCTCGTCCCGTACGTGCTTTCGGGCGACGACCTCGTCACGAGACAGTCTCGGTTACGGGAGTATGCTGATCGATCCTCGCTCTCCGAGCGTTCGACGACGGGCGAGCGCGAGTCGGAACGCTGA
- a CDS encoding glycosyltransferase yields the protein MSASETTVEGDSRGESADPVASFVVPARNEAEYIRGTLSSIGGLDTAYEYEVIVVDGGSTDGTIDIAREYDVRIVSDDGAGIGPARALGAEHAAGEWLAFVDADTQVRANYLTAMLGFVEAEGVVGASSACRITGPYRAKLMEATINHVFPRLELPILPGFNCFVHRAAYDDVGGFPNVPNEDTAFSRRLGRSYDTGYCPRVLVESSGRRIADVGLTGVLWHYGRLDLERVRAEY from the coding sequence ATGAGTGCGAGCGAGACGACCGTCGAGGGGGATTCACGAGGCGAATCCGCCGACCCGGTCGCCAGTTTCGTCGTCCCCGCGCGAAACGAGGCCGAGTACATCCGTGGCACCCTCTCGAGTATCGGGGGGCTAGATACCGCCTACGAGTACGAGGTGATCGTCGTCGACGGCGGCTCGACCGACGGAACGATCGACATCGCACGCGAGTACGACGTGCGTATCGTCTCGGACGACGGGGCCGGAATCGGCCCTGCGCGGGCACTCGGCGCGGAACACGCCGCTGGCGAGTGGCTCGCCTTCGTCGACGCCGATACGCAGGTTCGCGCGAACTACCTGACGGCAATGCTCGGGTTCGTCGAAGCCGAGGGTGTGGTCGGGGCCAGTTCCGCGTGTCGGATTACGGGCCCCTACCGGGCGAAGCTGATGGAAGCGACGATCAACCACGTCTTTCCGCGCCTCGAGTTGCCGATCCTTCCCGGATTCAACTGCTTCGTTCACCGAGCGGCCTACGACGACGTCGGCGGGTTTCCGAACGTCCCCAACGAGGATACGGCGTTCAGTCGGCGACTGGGCCGCTCGTACGATACGGGCTACTGCCCTCGAGTGCTCGTCGAGAGTTCGGGACGGCGAATCGCCGACGTGGGTCTGACGGGTGTGCTCTGGCACTACGGCCGCCTCGATCTCGAGCGGGTTCGCGCCGAGTACTGA